The Bos indicus x Bos taurus breed Angus x Brahman F1 hybrid chromosome 25, Bos_hybrid_MaternalHap_v2.0, whole genome shotgun sequence genome has a window encoding:
- the CASKIN1 gene encoding LOW QUALITY PROTEIN: caskin-1 (The sequence of the model RefSeq protein was modified relative to this genomic sequence to represent the inferred CDS: inserted 1 base in 1 codon), translating into MGKEQELVQAVKAEDVGTAQRLLQRPRPGKAKLLGSTKKINVNFQDPDGFSALHHAALNGNTELITLLLEAQAAVDIKDNKGMRPLHYAAWQGRKEPMKLVLKAGSAVNIPSDEGHIPLHLAAQHGHYDVSEMLLQHQSNPCMVDNSGKTPLDLACEFGRVGVVQLLLSSNMCTALLEPRPGDTTDPNGTSPLHLAAKNGHIDIIRLLLQAGIDINRQTKSGTALHEAALCGKTEVVRLLLDNGINAHVRNTYSQTALDIVHQFTTSQASKEIKQLLREASAALQVRATKDYCNNYDLTSLNVKAGDIITVLEQHPDGRWKGCIHDNRTGNDRVGYFPSSLGEAIVKRAGPRAGAEPSPPQGGSSAGPTVPPXEIWVLRKPFAGGDRSGSLSSAAGGRSVGGHTLHAGSEGVKLLATVLSQKPVSDSSPGDSPVKPPEGPAAATRAQPPAAHAGPGYGEQPPKKLEAASEGKGAEAVSQWLATFQLQLYAPNFISAGYDLPTISRMTPEDLTAIGVTKPGHRKKITAEISGLSLPDWLPEHKPANLAVWLSMIGLAQYYKVLVDNGYENIDFITDITWEDLQEIGITKLGHQKKLMLAVRKLAELQKAEYAKYEGGPLRRKAPQSLEVMAIESPPPPEPAPADCQSPKMTTFQDSELSGELQAALTGPAEGAAAATAPAEKPANHLPPTPRASGRQEPSLGGRARHMSSSQELLGDGPPGPSSPMSRSQEYLLDEGPAPGTPPKEARPSRHGHSVKRASVPPVPGKPRQVLPPGASHFTPPQTPTKPRPSSPQALGGPHGPAPATAKVKPTPQLLPPTERPMSPRSLPQSPTHRGFAYVLPQPVESEAGPAAPGPAPAAVPTPVPTLCLPPEADAEPGRPKKRAHSLNRYAASDSEPERDELLVPAAAGPYATVQRRVGRSHSVRAPAGADKNVNRSQSFAVRPRKKGPPPPPPKRSSSAMASANLADEPAPDAETEGAGAEDGRLGVRAQRRRASDLAGSVDTGSAGSVKSIAAMLELSSIGGGGRAARRPPEGHPMPHPASPEPGRVATVLASVKHKEAIGPDGEVVNRRRTLSGPVTGLLATARRGSGEPAGPADHGQLVEEGAARQRPRGPAKGEAGAEGPPLARVEASATLKRRIRAKQSQQENVKFILTESDTVKRRPKVKEREAGPEPPPPPLSVYQNGTGTVRRRPASEQAGPPELPPPPPPAEPPPSDLMHLPPLPPPDSDARKLAKPPVSPKPILAQPVPKIQGSPTPASKKVPLPGPSSPEVKRAHGTPPPVSPKPPPPPTAPKPAKAAAGLQSGSSSPSPAPSPARQQPAALAKPASTPPALSASPASPARPPSPGAPALHVPAKPPRAAAAATGPPAAPDGASPGDSARQKLEETSACLAAALQAVEEKIRQEDAQGSRPSAAEKSTGSILDDIGSMFDDLADQLDAMLE; encoded by the exons ATGGGGAAGGAGCAGGAGCTGGTGCAGGCAGTGAAGGCGGAGGACGTGGGGACCGCGCAGAGGCTGCTGCAGAGGCCGCGGCCCGGGAAGGCCA AACTCCTGGGCTCCACCAAGAAGATCAATGTCAATTTCCAAGACCCTGATGG CTTTTCAGCCCTGCACCACGCGGCCCTGAATGGCAACACAGAGCTGATCACCTTGCTGTTGGAGGCCCAGGCTGCTGTGGACATCAAGGACAACAAAG GCATGCGGCCTCTGCACTACGCAGCCTGGCAGGGCCGGAAGGAGCCCATGAAGCTGGTGCTGAAGGCGGGCTCAGCGGTGAACATCCCATCCGATGAGGGCCACATCCCCCTGCACTTGGCGGCCCAGCACGGTCACTATGATGTG TCCGAAATGCTGCTGCAGCACCAGTCCAACCCCTGCATGGTGGACAACTCGGGCAAGACGCCCCTGGACCTGGCCTGTGAGTTTGGCCGCGTCGGG GTGGTCCAGCTGCTTCTGAGCAGCAACATGTGTACGGCCTTGCTGGAGCCCCGGCCAGGAGACACCACCGACCCCAACGGCACCAGTCCCCTGCACCTGGCAGCCAAGAACGGCCACATCGACATCATCAG ACTGCTGCTCCAAGCCGGCATCGACATTAACCGCCAGACCAAGTCCGGCACCGCCCTGCACGAGGCTGCACTCTGTGGGAAGACGGAGGTGGTTCGGCTGCTGCTGGAT AATGGGATCAACGCCCATGTGAGAAACACCTACAGCCAGACTGCCCTGGACATTGTGCATCAGTTCACCACCTCCcaggccagcaaggagatcaagcagCTGCTGCGAG AGGCCTCGGCGGCCCTGCAGGTCCGGGCGACCAAGGATTACTGCAACAACTATGACCTGACCAGCCTCAACGTGAAAGCTGGGGACATCATCACA GTCCTTGAGCAGCACCCAGATGGTCGCTGGAAGGGCTGTATCCATGACAACAGGACAGGCAATGACCGTGTGGGCTACTTCCCATCTTCCCTGGGCGAGGCCATCGTCAAGCGAGCAG GTCCCCGAGCAGGTGCTGAACCAAGTCCACCCCAGGGAGGCAGCTCCGCGGGGCCCACTGTGCCCC AGGAGATCTGGGTGCTGAGGAAGCCTTTTGCAG GCGGGGACCGCAGCGGCAGCTTGAGCAGCGCGGCTGGGGGCCGGAGCGTCGGGGGCCACACCCTGCACGCTGGCTCTGAAGGGGTCAAG CTCCTGGCAACGGTGCTCTCCCAGAAGCCAGTGTCCGACTCCAGCCCCGGGGACAGCCCGGTCAAGCCTCCGGAGGGCCCTGCAG CTGCGACCCGGGCCCAGCCTCCAGCAGCCCACGCGGGGCCGGGCTATGGGGAGCAGCCACCCAAGAAGCTGGAGGCAGCATCCGAAGGCAAG GGCGCCGAGGCTGTCAGCCAGTGGCTTGCCACGTTCCAGCTGCAGCTCTACGCCCCCAACTTCATCAGCGCCGGGTACGACCTGCCCACCATCAGCCGCATGACCCCCGAG GACCTCACTGCCATCGGGGTCACCAAGCCCGGCCACAGGAAGAAAATCACTGCGGAGATCAGTGGTCTGAGCCTCCCGGACTGGCTGCCCGAGCACAAACCT GCAAACCTGGCCGTGTGGCTGTCCATGATCGGCCTGGCGCAGTACTACAAGGTGCTGGTGGACAACGGCTACGAGAACATTGACTTCATCACGGACATCACTTGGGAGGACCTGCAGGAGATCGGCATCACCAAGCTGG GCCACCAGAAGAAGCTGATGCTGGCCGTGCGGAAACTGGCGGAGCTGCAGAAGGCAGAGTACGCCAAGTACGAGGGGGGACCCTTGCGCCGGAAGGCACCGCAGTCGCTGGAGGTGATGGCCATCGAGTCGCCACCCCCACCCGAGCCTGCCCCGGCTGACTGCCAGTCTCCGAAGATGACCACCTTCCAGGACAGCGAGCTCAGCGGGGAGCTGCAGGCGGCCTTGACCGGCCCGGCcgaaggggctgctgctgccaccGCCCCGGCTGAAAAGCCGGCCAACCACCTGCCGCCCACCCCGAGGGCCTCAGGGCGGCAGGAGCCCAGCCTGGGGGGGAGGGCGCGGCACATGAGCAGCTCCCAGGAGCTGCTGGGCGATGGGCCCCCGGGACCCAGCAGCCCCATGTCACGGAGCCAGGAGTACCTGCTCGATGAGGGGCCGGCCCCCGGCACCCCTCCCAAGGAAGCCCGGCCCAGCCGCCACGGCCACAGTGTCAAGCGGGCCAGCGTGCCCCCGGTGCCCGGCAAGCCTCGGCAGGTCCTGCCGCCAGGGGCCAGCCACTTCACGCCCCCCCAGACACCCACGAAACCCCGGCCAAGCTCCCCGCAGGCCCTGGGGGGGCCTCATGGCCCAGCGCCAGCCACAGCCAAGGTGAAGCCCACCCCTCAGCTGCTGCCGCCCACGGAGCGACCCATGTCCCCCCGCTCGCTGCCTCAGTCGCCCACTCACCGCGGCTTCGCCTACGTGCTGCCCCAACCGGTGGAGAGTGAGGCTGGGCCGGCTGCCCCAGGGCCTGCACCTGCAGCCGTGCCCACGCCGGTGCCCACGCTGTGCCTGCCGCCCGAGGCCGACGCAGAgccagggaggcccaagaagcGCGCCCACAGCCTGAATCGCTACGCAGCGTCGGATAGCGAGCCGGAGCGGGACGAGTTGCTGGTGCCGGCCGCCGCCGGGCCCTACGCCACGGTCCAGCGGCGCGTGGGCCGCAGCCACTCGGTGCGGGCGCCTGCCGGCGCAGACAAGAACGTCAACCGCAGCCAGTCCTTTGCCGTGCGGCCGCGGAAGAAggggccgcccccacccccacccaagcgCTCCAGCTCCGCCATGGCCAGCGCCAACCTGGCCGATGAGCCGGCGCCAGACGCGGAGACTGAGGGGGCCGGGGCTGAGGACGGCCGGCTGGGGGTCCGGGCGCAGCGCCGGCGGGCCAGTGACCTGGCTGGCAGCGTGGACACAGGAAGTGCCGGCAGCGTGAAGAGCATCGCAGCCATGCTTGAGCTGTCATCCATAGGGGGTGGGGGCCGGGCAGCCCGTAGGCCCCCTGAGGGCCATCCCATGCCTCACCCTGCCAGCCCAGAGCCAGGCCGGGTGGCCACGGTGCTGGCCTCAGTGAAGCACAAGGAGGCCATTGGACCTGACGGCGAGGTGGTGAACCGGCGCCGCACACTGAGCGGGCCCGTCACGGGACTCCTGGCCACTGCTCGCCGGGGTTCCGGAGAGCCAGCGGGGCCTGCAGACCATGGCCAGTTGGTGGAAGAGGGTGCCGCCCGGCAGCGGCCCCGAGGTCCAGCCAAGGGCGAGGCGGGTGCAGAGGGCCCGCCCCTAGCCAGGGTGGAGGCCAGTGCCACCCTCAAGAGGCGCATCCGGGCCAAGCAGAGCCAGCAGGAGAACGTCAAGTTCATCCTAACTGAGTCTGACACGGTCAAGCGCCGGCCCAAGGTCAAGGAGCGGGAGGCAGGTCCCGAGCCTCCCCCACCACCGCTGTCCGTGTACCAGAATGGAACGGGCACTGTGCGCCGCCGGCCAGCCTCTGAGCAGGCTGGGCCCCCAGAGCTGCCCCCGCCACCCCCGCCTGCTGAGCCCCCGCCCTCTGACCTCATGCACCTGCCCCCGCTGCCCCCGCCGGACAGCGATGCCCGGAAGCTGGCCAAGCCACCTGTTTCTCCCAAGCCCATTCTGGCTCAGCCCGTGCCCAAGATCCAGGGCTCACCCACACCTGCTTCCAAGAAGGTGCCGCTGCCAGGTCCCAGCAGCCCAG AGGTGAAGCGTGCGCACGGCACGCCGCCGCCCGTGTCTCCCAAGCCGCCGCCACCGCCCACGGCGCCAAAGCCGGCCAAAGCCGCGGCGGGGCTGCAGTCGGGCAGTTCCAGCCCGTCGCCCGCGCCCTCGCCGGCGCGCCAGCAACCCGCCGCCCTCGCCAAGCCGGCCAGCACGCCGCCCGCGCTGAGCGCCAGCCCCGCCAGCCCCGCCAGGCCGCCGTCGCCCGGTGCGCCCGCGCTGCACGTGCCCGCCAAGCCGCCACGCGCTGCCGCCGCGGCTACAGGGCCCCCAGCTGCGCCCGACGGCGCCTCGCCGGGGGACAGCGCCCGGCAGAAGCTGGAGGAGACGAGCGCGTGCCTGGCGGCGGCGCTGCAAGCCGTAGAAGAGAAGATCCGGCAGGAGGACGCGCAGGGCTCGCG CCCCTCGGCCGCGGAGAAGAGCACCGGCAGCATCCTGGACGACATTGGCAGCATGTTTGACGACCTGGCCGACCAGCTGGACGCCATGCTGGAGTGA
- the TRAF7 gene encoding E3 ubiquitin-protein ligase TRAF7 isoform X1: MSSGKGARYNRFSGGPSNLPTPDTAGTRMETTFGPAFSAVTTITKADGTSTYKQHRRTPSSSSSLAYSPRDEEDSMPPISTPRRSDSAISVRSLHSESSMSLRSTFSLPEEEEEPEPLVFAEQPSVKLCCQLCCSVFKDPVITTCGHTFCRRCALKSEKCPVDNAKLTVVVNNIAVAEQIGELFIHCRHGCRAVGGGKPSVFEVDPRGCPFTIKLSARKDHEGSCDYRPVRCPNNPSCPPLLKMNLEAHLRECEHIKCPHSKYGCTFIGNQDTYETHLETCRFEGLKEFLQQTDDRFHEMHVALAQKDQEIAFLRSMLGKLSEKIDQLEKSLELKFDVLDENQSKLSEDLMEFRRDASMLNDELSHINARLNMGILGSYDPQQIFKCKGTFVGHQGPVWCLCVYSMGDLLFSGSSDKTIKVWDTCTTYKCQKTLEGHDGIVLALCIQGCKLYSGSADCTIIVWDIQNLQKVNTIRAHDNPVCTLVSSHNMLFSGSLKAIKVWDIVGTELKLKKELTGLNHWVRALVAAQTYLYSGSYQTIKIWDIRTLDCIHVLQTSGGSVYSIAVTNHHIVCGTYENLIHVWDIESKEQVRTLTGHVGTVYALAVISTPDQTKVFSASYDRSLRVWSMDNMICTQTLLRHQGSVTALAVSRGRLFSGAVDSTVKVWTC; this comes from the exons ATGAGCTCGGGCAAGGGCGCCCGCTACAACCGCTTCTCCGGGGGGCCGAGCAACCTTCCCACCCCAGACACGGCCGGG ACCAGAATGGAAACCACGTTCGGTCCCGCCTTTTCGGCTGTCACCACCATCACAAAAG CCGATGGGACCAGCACATACAAACAGCACCGCAGGACGCCCTCTTCCTCTAGCTCCCTGGCCTACTCCCCGCGGGACGAGGAGGACAGCATG CCCCCTATCAGCACGCCTCGCCGCTCCGACTCAGCCATCTCCGTGCGCTCCCTGCACTCTGAGTCTAGCATGTCCCTCCGCTCCACGTTCTCGCtgccggaggaggaggaggagccg GAGCCGCTGGTGTTTGCCGAGCAGCCCTCGGTGAAGCTGTGCTGCCAGCTCTGCTGCAGCGTGTTCAAGGACCCCGTGATCACCACGTGTGGG CACACCTTCTGCCGAAGATGCGCCTTGAAGTCAG AGAAGTGCCCCGTGGACAACGCCAAGCTGACGGTGGTGGTGAACAACATCGCGGTGGCCGAGCAGATCGGCGAGCTCTTCATCCACTGCAGGCACGGCTGTCGGGCGGTGGGGGGCGGGAAGCCCTCCGTCTTCGAGGTGGACCCCCGAGGGTGCCCCTTCACCATCAAGCTCAGCGCTCGAAA GGACCACGAGGGCAGCTGTGACTACAGGCCTGTGCGCTGCCCCAACAACCCCAGCTGCCCCCCCCTCCTCAAGATGAACCTGGAGGCCCACCTCAGGGAGTGCGAGCACATCAAGTGTCCCCACTCCAAGTACGG GTGCACGTTCATCGGGAACCAGGACACATACGAGACGCACTTGGAGACGTGCCGCTTCGAGGGCCTGAAGGAGTTCCTGCAGCAGACAGACGACCGCTTCCATGAGATGCACGTGGCGCTGGCCCAGAAGGACCAGGAGATTGCCTTCCTGCGCTCCATGCTGGGCAAGCTCTCGGAGAAGATAGACCAGCTGGAGAAGAGCCTGGAGCTCAAGTTTG ATGTCCTGGATGAAAACCAGAGCAAGCTCAGCGAGGACCTCATGGAGTTCCGGAGGGATGCGTCCATGTTGAAT GACGAGCTGTCCCACATCAACGCGCGGCTGAACATGGGCATCCTCGGCT CCTATGACCCACAGCAGATCTTCAAGTGCAAGGGAACATTTGTGGGCCACCAGGGCCCCGTCTGGTGTCTTTGCGTCTACTCCATGGGGGACTTGCTCTTCAGTGGGTCCTCTGACAAGACCATCAAG GTGTGGGACACGTGTACCACCTACAAGTGCCAGAAGACGCTGGAGGGCCATGATGGCATTGTCCTGGCCCTCTGCATCCAGGG GTGCAAGCTCTACAGTGGCTCGGCCGACTGCACCATCATT GTATGGGACATCCAGAACCTACAGAAGGTGAACACGATCCGGGCCCACGACAACCCGGTGTGCACGCTGGTGTCCTCACACAACATGCTCTTCAGCGGCTCCCTGAAGGCCATCAAG GTCTGGGACATCGTGGGCACAGAGTTGAAGCTGAAGAAGGAGCTCACTGGCCTCAACCACTGGGTGCGAGCCCTGGTGGCCGCCCAGACCTACCTGTACAGCGGCTCCTACCAGACAATCAAG ATCTGGGACATCCGGACCCTCGACTGCATCCACGTCCTGCAGACGTCTGGCGGCAGCGTCTACTCTATCGCTGTGACCAATCACCACATCGTCTGTGGCACCTACGAGAACCTCATCCAT GTGTGGGACATCGAGTCTAAGGAGCAGGTGCGGACCCTGACAGGCCATGTTGGCACCGTGTACGCCCTGGCAGTCATCTCAACGCCAGACCAGACCAAAGTCTTCAGCGCATCCTATGACCGGTCTCTTAGG GTCTGGAGTATGGACAACATGATCTGCACGCAGACTCTGCTGCGTCACCAGGGCAGTGTGACCGCGCTGGCCGTGTCCCGGGGCCGGCTCTTCTCCGGAGCCGTGGACAGCACTGTGAAG GTGTGGACTTGTTAA
- the TRAF7 gene encoding E3 ubiquitin-protein ligase TRAF7 isoform X2 — protein sequence MSSGKGARYNRFSGGPSNLPTPDTAGTRMETTFGPAFSAVTTITKADGTSTYKQHRRTPSSSSSLAYSPRDEEDSMPPISTPRRSDSAISVRSLHSESSMSLRSTFSLPEEEEEPEPLVFAEQPSVKLCCQLCCSVFKDPVITTCGHTFCRRCALKSEKCPVDNAKLTVVVNNIAVAEQIGELFIHCRHGCRAVGGGKPSVFEVDPRGCPFTIKLSARKDHEGSCDYRPVRCPNNPSCPPLLKMNLEAHLRECEHIKCPHSKCTFIGNQDTYETHLETCRFEGLKEFLQQTDDRFHEMHVALAQKDQEIAFLRSMLGKLSEKIDQLEKSLELKFDVLDENQSKLSEDLMEFRRDASMLNDELSHINARLNMGILGSYDPQQIFKCKGTFVGHQGPVWCLCVYSMGDLLFSGSSDKTIKVWDTCTTYKCQKTLEGHDGIVLALCIQGCKLYSGSADCTIIVWDIQNLQKVNTIRAHDNPVCTLVSSHNMLFSGSLKAIKVWDIVGTELKLKKELTGLNHWVRALVAAQTYLYSGSYQTIKIWDIRTLDCIHVLQTSGGSVYSIAVTNHHIVCGTYENLIHVWDIESKEQVRTLTGHVGTVYALAVISTPDQTKVFSASYDRSLRVWSMDNMICTQTLLRHQGSVTALAVSRGRLFSGAVDSTVKVWTC from the exons ATGAGCTCGGGCAAGGGCGCCCGCTACAACCGCTTCTCCGGGGGGCCGAGCAACCTTCCCACCCCAGACACGGCCGGG ACCAGAATGGAAACCACGTTCGGTCCCGCCTTTTCGGCTGTCACCACCATCACAAAAG CCGATGGGACCAGCACATACAAACAGCACCGCAGGACGCCCTCTTCCTCTAGCTCCCTGGCCTACTCCCCGCGGGACGAGGAGGACAGCATG CCCCCTATCAGCACGCCTCGCCGCTCCGACTCAGCCATCTCCGTGCGCTCCCTGCACTCTGAGTCTAGCATGTCCCTCCGCTCCACGTTCTCGCtgccggaggaggaggaggagccg GAGCCGCTGGTGTTTGCCGAGCAGCCCTCGGTGAAGCTGTGCTGCCAGCTCTGCTGCAGCGTGTTCAAGGACCCCGTGATCACCACGTGTGGG CACACCTTCTGCCGAAGATGCGCCTTGAAGTCAG AGAAGTGCCCCGTGGACAACGCCAAGCTGACGGTGGTGGTGAACAACATCGCGGTGGCCGAGCAGATCGGCGAGCTCTTCATCCACTGCAGGCACGGCTGTCGGGCGGTGGGGGGCGGGAAGCCCTCCGTCTTCGAGGTGGACCCCCGAGGGTGCCCCTTCACCATCAAGCTCAGCGCTCGAAA GGACCACGAGGGCAGCTGTGACTACAGGCCTGTGCGCTGCCCCAACAACCCCAGCTGCCCCCCCCTCCTCAAGATGAACCTGGAGGCCCACCTCAGGGAGTGCGAGCACATCAAGTGTCCCCACTCCAA GTGCACGTTCATCGGGAACCAGGACACATACGAGACGCACTTGGAGACGTGCCGCTTCGAGGGCCTGAAGGAGTTCCTGCAGCAGACAGACGACCGCTTCCATGAGATGCACGTGGCGCTGGCCCAGAAGGACCAGGAGATTGCCTTCCTGCGCTCCATGCTGGGCAAGCTCTCGGAGAAGATAGACCAGCTGGAGAAGAGCCTGGAGCTCAAGTTTG ATGTCCTGGATGAAAACCAGAGCAAGCTCAGCGAGGACCTCATGGAGTTCCGGAGGGATGCGTCCATGTTGAAT GACGAGCTGTCCCACATCAACGCGCGGCTGAACATGGGCATCCTCGGCT CCTATGACCCACAGCAGATCTTCAAGTGCAAGGGAACATTTGTGGGCCACCAGGGCCCCGTCTGGTGTCTTTGCGTCTACTCCATGGGGGACTTGCTCTTCAGTGGGTCCTCTGACAAGACCATCAAG GTGTGGGACACGTGTACCACCTACAAGTGCCAGAAGACGCTGGAGGGCCATGATGGCATTGTCCTGGCCCTCTGCATCCAGGG GTGCAAGCTCTACAGTGGCTCGGCCGACTGCACCATCATT GTATGGGACATCCAGAACCTACAGAAGGTGAACACGATCCGGGCCCACGACAACCCGGTGTGCACGCTGGTGTCCTCACACAACATGCTCTTCAGCGGCTCCCTGAAGGCCATCAAG GTCTGGGACATCGTGGGCACAGAGTTGAAGCTGAAGAAGGAGCTCACTGGCCTCAACCACTGGGTGCGAGCCCTGGTGGCCGCCCAGACCTACCTGTACAGCGGCTCCTACCAGACAATCAAG ATCTGGGACATCCGGACCCTCGACTGCATCCACGTCCTGCAGACGTCTGGCGGCAGCGTCTACTCTATCGCTGTGACCAATCACCACATCGTCTGTGGCACCTACGAGAACCTCATCCAT GTGTGGGACATCGAGTCTAAGGAGCAGGTGCGGACCCTGACAGGCCATGTTGGCACCGTGTACGCCCTGGCAGTCATCTCAACGCCAGACCAGACCAAAGTCTTCAGCGCATCCTATGACCGGTCTCTTAGG GTCTGGAGTATGGACAACATGATCTGCACGCAGACTCTGCTGCGTCACCAGGGCAGTGTGACCGCGCTGGCCGTGTCCCGGGGCCGGCTCTTCTCCGGAGCCGTGGACAGCACTGTGAAG GTGTGGACTTGTTAA